A single genomic interval of Syntrophales bacterium harbors:
- a CDS encoding MucR family transcriptional regulator codes for MATNLLELTTDIVVAHASTTELSPEELLQEIMMVYATLQALERDDVVEEPEAPPKKRGRKPKKDSEQAMEPATEEAVQTMPVVEPAAPVISDEPVLSFEEAFQEDTIGCMICGRTGLKTLKKHLAVEHDMKPGQYKRKFKIPKDVNLVAPSYAAARRQMAIDRGLPEKLAAARAAKKKAE; via the coding sequence ATGGCCACAAATCTGCTGGAATTGACCACGGACATTGTTGTCGCCCACGCTTCCACGACGGAACTTTCGCCGGAGGAACTGCTGCAGGAAATCATGATGGTCTATGCGACCCTTCAGGCCCTGGAAAGAGACGATGTCGTGGAGGAACCCGAAGCGCCACCGAAAAAGCGGGGAAGAAAACCAAAGAAGGACAGTGAGCAGGCTATGGAGCCTGCCACGGAAGAGGCCGTTCAAACAATGCCTGTCGTTGAACCTGCAGCGCCTGTCATATCTGACGAACCGGTGCTTTCCTTTGAAGAGGCTTTCCAGGAGGACACCATCGGCTGCATGATCTGCGGGAGGACGGGATTGAAGACCCTCAAGAAGCACCTGGCCGTTGAGCATGACATGAAACCGGGCCAGTACAAGCGGAAATTCAAGATTCCCAAGGATGTCAACCTGGTTGCGCCCAGTTATGCCGCCGCTCGTCGCCAGATGGCCATCGACAGGGGGCTGCCGGAGAAACTGGCCGCTGCACGGGCTGCGAAAAAGAAGGCGGAGTAG
- a CDS encoding thermonuclease family protein codes for MRKTDFVKLHRYLRRFFKPSTARYILIVVFIVSALSIFLVSPDNENDLYWTGTVTRVADGDSITVVRLHGGPEDRVRIRLYGIDAPETDQPYGKTSGRFVHDMVYGKDVTIRDFGPDRYKRTVAMVITSDGVNVNERVVQEGLAWVYDYFCRELICDDWKELEEHARDNETGLWADEFPIAPWDWRRGKQAK; via the coding sequence ATGAGAAAAACCGATTTCGTCAAGTTGCATCGCTATTTAAGGCGCTTTTTCAAACCATCGACTGCCCGGTATATTCTCATAGTCGTTTTTATCGTTTCAGCACTTTCTATATTTCTTGTCTCGCCGGATAATGAAAATGATCTCTACTGGACCGGTACGGTAACACGGGTTGCCGATGGCGATTCCATCACGGTCGTGCGGCTCCATGGCGGCCCAGAGGATCGGGTCAGAATACGGCTCTATGGGATCGACGCGCCTGAAACAGATCAGCCCTATGGTAAAACTTCCGGCAGATTCGTCCATGACATGGTTTACGGGAAGGACGTGACGATCCGGGACTTCGGGCCGGACCGCTACAAACGGACTGTGGCCATGGTCATTACCTCTGATGGCGTCAACGTGAACGAGCGGGTGGTGCAGGAAGGGCTCGCATGGGTCTATGATTATTTCTGCAGGGAGCTGATCTGTGACGACTGGAAGGAGTTGGAGGAGCACGCCAGGGATAATGAAACAGGATTGTGGGCCGATGAGTTTCCCATCGCTCCCTGGGATTGGCGGCGGGGAAAACAGGCAAAATGA